A genome region from Brassica oleracea var. oleracea cultivar TO1000 chromosome C2, BOL, whole genome shotgun sequence includes the following:
- the LOC106322601 gene encoding isoprenylcysteine alpha-carbonyl methylesterase ICME: MHQPPLETHQPERCRPMTSTVSEIEEVIDSERTTLLNGLSSLEPVRRRVSGKSPADGGSRRICRQPSLGRDIGHAAKETYLVTRLSFKLLRYLGVGYRWIMKLLALACYAMLLMPGFLQVAYMYFFSSQVRRSVVYGDQPRNRLDLYLPSNNDGMKPVVVFVTGGAWIIGYKAWGSLLGMQLAERDIIVACVDYRNFPQGTISDMVTDASQGISFVCNNISAFGGDPNRIYLMGQSAGAHIAACALLEQATKESKGESISWRVSQIKAYFGLSGGYNLYNLVDHFHNRGLYRSIFLSIMEGEESFDKFSPEVRLKDPIVGKAASMLPPIMLFHGSSDYSIPCDASKTFADALQAVGAKVELILYNGKTHTDLFLQDPLRGGKDELFDDIVSVIHADDDEALAKDSLAPPRKRLVPELLLKLAREVSPF; this comes from the exons ATGCATCAACCGCCTCTGGAGACTCACCAGCCGGAGCGGTGCCGTCCGATGACCTCGACGGTATCGGAGATCGAGGAGGTTATCGACTCCGAGAGAACGACTCTTCTCAACGGTTTGTCTTCGCTCGAACCGGTGCGTCGCCGAGTGTCGGGGAAGTCGCCGGCGGACGGAGGATCTCGTCGGATTTGCCGGCAGCCGTCGCTCGGCCGCGACATCGGACACGCGGCGAAGGAGACGTACCTGGTTACTCGTCTTAGCTTCAAGCTTCTTCGATACCTCGG GGTAGGTTATCGATGGATCATGAAGTTACTTGCACTTGCATGTTATGCTATGCTGCTTATGCCTGGCTTTCTCCAAG TTGCTTATATGTATTTTTTCTCATCGCAAGTAAGGAGGAGTGTAGTGTACGGAGATCAACCAAGGAATAG GCTGGATCTGTACTTACCAAGCAACAACGATGGCATGAAGCCGGTTGTTGTTTTTGTGACGGGCGGAGCTTGGATTATTGG GTACAAAGCCTGGGGCTCGCTCCTAGGAATGCAGCTAGCAGAAAGGGATATCATTGTAGCATGCGTTGACTACAG AAACTTTCCTCAGGGAACAATTAGCGATATGGTGACGGATGCTTCTCAAGGAATCTCATTTGTCTGCAATAACATCTCTGCCTTTGGAGGTGACCCCAACAG GATCTACCTGATGGGACAATCAGCTGGTGCACACATAGCCGCTTGTGCTCTACTGGAACAAGCTACTAAAGAATCAAAAGGAGAGAGCATCTCTTGGAGGGTTTCCCAAATAAAAGCTTATTTCGGATTATCTGGAGG GTACAATCTATACAACTTGGTTGATCACTTCCATAACCGGGGACTGTATCGCTCCATTTTCCTAAG CATAATGGAAGGAGAAGAGTCATTTGATAAATTCTCGCCAGAAGTAAGATTAAAAGACCCAATTGTTGGAAAAGCTGCGTCTATGTTGCCTCCAATTATGCTTTTCCACGGATCCTCAGATTATTCAATACCATGTGATGCAAG CAAAACTTTTGCAGACGCTCTCCAAGCTGTTGGAGCCAAAGTGGAGCTTATTTTATACAACGGAAAAACACATACTGATTTGTTTCTTCAG GATCCGTTAAGAGGCGGTAAAGATGAACTCTTTGATGACATAGTCTCTGTGATACACGCGGATGATGATGAGGCGCTGGCCAAAGACTCATTGGCTCCTCCTAGAAAGCGTCTTGTCCCAGAGTTGTTGCTGAAACTAGCTCGTGAGGTTAGCCCCTTCTGA
- the LOC106323080 gene encoding zinc finger protein CONSTANS-LIKE 1-like, with protein sequence MLKQERNRTKVCNTCRSAACNTCRSAACTVYCRADSAYLCATCDAQVHAANLLASRHERVRVCEACERAPAAFFCKADAASLCIACDSQVHLANPLARRHQRVPILPISSMATNHSSETTAMTDPENIVVMGQEEEDETEVASWLLPSSEKNNNNSLDLVDCQQDYNVVPRSRYARDGVVPLQVEESKAHVHHEQHNFQFGFTNVSSGCHMVSLVLESTSSDTTVLLHSPSPKAATDQLPDPSIQIFSPGEREARVMRYREKKKTRKFEKRVRYASRKAYAETRPRIKGRFVKREEVDAEADQGFPTMIMFNTGYGVVPSL encoded by the coding sequence ATGTTGAAACAAGAGCGTAACCGGACAAAAGTTTGCAACACATGCCGTTCAGCAGCTTGCAACACATGCCGTTCAGCAGCTTGCACCGTGTACTGCCGAGCTGATTCTGCCTACTTATGCGCCACCTGTGATGCTCAAGTTCACGCTGCCAATCTTCTTGCTTCCCGCCACGAACGTGTTCGAGTCTGCGAGGCATGTGAGCGAGCCCCAGCTGCCTTCTTTTGCAAGGCAGATGCTGCATCACTATGCATAGCCTGTGACTCACAGGTTCATTTAGCAAATCCACTTGCTAGACGCCACCAACGTGTTCCTATTCTCCCAATCTCCTCCATGGCCACTAACCATTCAAGTGAGACAACAGCGATGACAGATCCAGAGAACATAGTGGTGATGGGACAAGAAGAAGAGGATGAAACAGAGGTGGCTTCTTGGTTGTTGCCTAGTTCAGAGAAAAACAATAACAATAGTCTGGACCTTGTTGATTGTCAACAAGACTACAACGTAGTACCTCGAAGTAGATATGCTAGAGATGGAGTTGTTCCACTTCAAGTTGAAGAATCAAAGGCCCACGTGCACCATGAGCAACACAACTTTCAGTTTGGTTTCACTAATGTATCCTCAGGATGTCATATGGTCAGTCTTGTGTTAGAGTCAACGTCGAGTGACACAACAGTATTATTACATTCACCATCCCCCAAAGCGGCAACAGACCAACTACCTGACCCTTCAATTCAGATATTTAGTCCAGGGGAAAGAGAGGCTAGGGTTATGAGATACAGAGAGAAGAAGAAGACGAGGAAGTTTGAGAAGAGGGTAAGATATGCTTCAAGGAAAGCTTATGCAGAGACAAGACCACGGATCAAAGGCCGGTTTGTAAAGAGAGAAGAAGTGGATGCAGAGGCAGACCAAGGTTTCCCCACAATGATAATGTTCAACACAGGATATGGAGTTGTTCCTTCATTATGA
- the LOC106325179 gene encoding basic leucine zipper 43-like, with protein MQPNYDSSSFNNMQQQDYFHLNHYYNNLNPSTNINNLNLIPYPQIHQEFNLQSPGNNSTTSDEATEDIFVINDRKQRRMVSNRESARRSRMRKQRHLDELLSQVAWLRSENQQLLDKLNQASDSNDLVIQENLRLKEENVELRQVITSMKKLGGSTSLQGRYCSSSLDHELDQDFSCITDDPRTHHPSRVVRSD; from the coding sequence ATGCAGCCAAATTATGATAGCTCAAGTTTTAACAACATGCAACAACAAGATTACTTCCACTTAAACCACTATTACAACAACCTAAACCCTTCAACCAATATCAACAATCTCAATCTTATCCCATACCCTCAAATTCACCAAGAATTCAATCTACAATCACCAGGCAACAACTCTACCACGTCCGATGAAGCAACTGAGGATATCTTCGTCATCAACGACAGAAAGCAAAGACGTATGGTATCTAACAGAGAGTCAGCAAGAAGGTCAAGAATGAGAAAGCAAAGACACTTAGATGAGCTTCTTTCTCAGGTTGCTTGGCTAAGAAGCGAGAACCAACAGCTTTTAGATAAGCTTAACCAAGCCTCGGATAGCAATGATCTTGTTATTCAAGAGAACTTGAGGCTTAAAGAGGAAAACGTGGAACTTCGTCAAGTTATCACATCTATGAAGAAGCTTGGAGGAAGCACAAGCCTCCAGGGAAGATACTGCTCTTCTTCATTGGATCATGAGTTGGATCAAGACTTCTCTTGTATTACAGATGATCCAAGGACTCATCACCCATCACGAGTTGTTCGTTCTGATTGA